attttttttctttgcaaagtcAAAATCTCTTCATTGTCACACTACTCTTGACCCACTTTCAAAATCTGTCACTTCAGACCATCTCAaatagggatgggcatcgataagattttattgataccgatgccattatcgattctgctaaTCGATCTGATTCCTTAGCGACTCTGATCAATTTCTACTGTGAAGATTTGGTCTCGAAAAAAAATAGCCATTCATTTCTTCACATGGCTCTCTCTGAATTTAATGCCAAGCGTCGTTGACAAATGCTTCATCGTGTTGTTAGTGTCGCCatccttgcttgaaattacagtgctgcataagttgcacaTTGCGCTGTTACAATACCTTGTGGTGAAATGAAGCCACACTTCCAACAGTTCCAGTCTCTCTGCCATCACGTCTTCCCTGTCATCACGTGGTGTGAACAATGATCTGCTTGGAGGTAAAGgttcttctgtcattttatggcggttggcaaacagcTTTTAGGTCCATTagcgccaccatctggactgggagGTAGAGAAGATTTGGCACGAAATgtatcgataaggggaatcAATAAACATCAGGGTTAATGATATCAACGAGTTGAACCACTTGGAAccgatgcccatccctaatgTCTCATCTCTATTTCCGCCACATCCTGGTCGTCCATTACGTATTTATTGGTATTTCACTTCCTACCACCATGTGCATCTCTCATCCCCTAACAACCATAATATTCAGTGCTCCAAGCTCTCATTGCTTCAGCATTGCCCCGAATGATTCCTTCCTGTTGAACTGCTGTTATGTGCTTAGCCTGgaagcaaaggaaaacaatgagTCTTTCAAagactgatttaaataaataaatgtgagagGTCATGAGGCGATTAATGATGCacgaaacaataaaacaatttgattgCCTTAACCTAACCCAAGGTTACAGCTCCTcaagaactttttttcttcttcttctgcttgaTGTTCCTCCCCTGAGAAGAAGCTGCATGAGAGTTTACATCAGAGCTCCACCTTTGCTTCTTTCCCCTGTAGATGTTTGTCTCCTTTAGAGATTTGAGTTCCCTTCAACCATAGTTGCTTTGCTAAAGTTCACAAGGAAGCGTATTGCATCCCCTCCGCTTATTGCTCATTTTTAGCAAGTAGAAGCAAAGAATTGCAGCTCGCTTCCGAACAATCGTCGATATCAAGCGTCAGCGTGTTTCTCTTCCTCATAGGAGATGCACAACCTCAGTCGGAGACTCATAACTGTAAATGTTAAAGGAAGAATGACAGCTGCggtaaggacaaaaaaaataaataaataaaacaagatgacTGAAACGAATCACATTTATTTCAGCCaggaaacactgaaactgaTGCAATCCAAGGAAATCCCATTAACAAACACGCTTGTCTCGCCACCCACCCCATCACACTTTATATGACTCAGAGCTCAGCAGCAAAATGCAGACAGCTTCTAACACTCACTctttataataatgaaaatagtAAAACTGACATTCAGAGGAGATTTCTTGAACAGATGACgagcatttttacattttggcaTTCAAATGCGTAAGTCACTGGGTCCACTGTCACAATAATACAATCAGAATAAGTTACAGAACATGCTGAGGAGGTCTGAATTTCAGACAGCAGCGAGCCTGTTGAGTCCCACGGGGACACACATACGGGCGGCTGTGAAAGCTGCAGCATCACAAGTAGCTCCAACCATCAATTTGTACCATGATGATAATCATATTATCCCATAACCCATTCATCCTCATAGTAAACCACCGGAATAGAGCGTGAAGGGAGGCTGACATTTtagaagaagacattttaaaaaacagatatGTTCATTGGAGCAGGAATAAACAACGAAGGCACTTCAAGTTCTTAGAGGTGAAACACTTAAATGTGAAACGATAGTGAAacgataaaaaacaaacacagtcagttagagttagagttagaaGTAATAACCGCATCTGTTGATTGTGCTGTTTCGCCGCtaatttgcaaaataaatgacCGTCACGATTTCCCAGCAGCAGTCGTCTTCAAATGTCCAAACCCAAAGATATTCACAGAACcggagaaaagcagcaaatacTAACATTTTAAGATGAGAATACCAGCAAATATGAAGGTGTAGGTCATTGTCAGGTGATAAATTTACAAATAATCTGTGGTAAAACATGCACACAGGGTTGTAATCTGCAGCTATCAAGTGTTTCTCGCTTTAACAGCACATCAGCACATGGAGGGATGAGTGGGAGAGTTTGGACGGAGtgttatgtttgtgttgtataAAAAGACTCGGATGCCTCCGGTGGAGGAAAAGAAGGCTTACGGGCTTCTTTAAACTGGCTGTTATTCCCTTGGTCGGCCAGCCCCATCCATCATCTTCGTTAAAAATGTTTCTTCGTCATCCGACACGAGCCTGTCCTCCACCCGTGCTTGATGCCGCAACGAGGATTTCACATTCCTGCTTCCACAAGGTCCTCCGACCGGTCCCCGCCGGACAGGAGGGGTGGAGGCTGACGATTggaaaggagaagagagggaagtCTTCCTTAATTCAGACCCGCTCTGAGTTGTTGTCCCTGTTCATCCTCCGTCTGGGGAACAGCTTCCGTTTgagcagaatgagctgcaagTGGAGAGGAGACGTCTTAAATAAAGTGTGCACATGTtagaagaaacagaaatgaatacATAAGCCCTTTAGTATTTAGTGTATATACTAGTGTGCAGTGTATACATGTGTCTGCACCTACAGGGAAACATAGCAGTTTGTCAGGTGATCTATGATTAAgccacacaaagagaaaaagagtcTTTTCCTGACTTAAGCCTTTAAGGCAGCACCACCCATAGCAACATTGGTTTTCCAGTAAAACTTAAGCTTCAAGGATAATCTCTTCCTTTGTTCAATAACCATTACAGCTCAGACAAGTACAAAAAGGAGCATATCCACCTACTGAGACACCACTTCTCCACAGTGGTTAACTTGGAGTCAGCTGTTTTCCTGACAGCTAGAAATGTATATATTCCCGATCATGTACGGATTAAGGACATAGCCAGGCTTACCATTTaccctttttttcttgtctttatgCTAAATTCATTTAAACAGTTACAGATGCATTTAAGTTTATCAATGTTCCCCTTTTACTGTGTAGAAACATGGACGAACCATCAGTGATAGGGCTAGTTAAAGGAGTTCTGAAGCTCAGCATGGTGGCATTGGTGGTCGCCATCTTGAAACTTCCAAAACTTTTAACTCCAAGCTAATTCTAAAATGGGCAAAGCAGCGGAGTGTGAGCGGAGCCGACTCCAACTTGAAGTTTTGATGTAATTTAAATGGGTGAATTTACCCCCGTAAAGTTGTCACAAATAGCTACATAGACCGAAGGCTGCGTATTTTAACACTGAGCTCTACAGGCATTGACTCACCAGAGCCGTATATCaaagagagtctggccaactagggaatggacagTTTTCctgctatgctgattggttctgagttGGTCACTTGGTttgatacatctaaccaatattcactcATGGAGAAGCGgcaacaacagaataaaattggattaaaagttaaaatataccacagtgctcagcctatgGTTCCACCACAagatcaggaaaacaaaacaaacacaaacagagaaagttatgggagctggagattaaatgaaagaactggatgtcaactgatttctcaatattatgtgaggtaaatttTAACGTCTTTGACGTTAAAattttataaaggaaaaataaagtcataccatcattaatgtggacCTTGATCTTaaaaacgcccaacaccactttacaaatgaatgaagtttgaaattaaccaagccttatgctagccttatgctagctaggtATCTAGACTAAATgcttatgtccatgtagatagccaaatttaattgacacaacTTCGcctcggttactactaagttattatggctagtgtGCTTATGTTATAATgatgagggccttttacatattgacagatgttggcaataacatttataggttATGgtccccatagggttacactgtagaatcttccctccgatgtagcaaacatggtggccatgatttgagttggccagactctctctaatatacagctgaCTTTTAGAGGcggcctcaagtggccatgAACTACAGTTTTTCGGTATTTCGTGTTATGATGTTCTCATGTAACTCGAGGCCGGACACCAAGTTGATATGTTTCTTTCACTGATCAAGAGTTGGACACAGATGTTTGTAACCCAAGAAAGCAAAGATATTCTTAGGCACGGAGCAGCCAAGCAAAATCTCATCGGTCTGAGGAGCGGGGACACATTTGATCTCTCTAATCTACACTCTACACTTAGTAACTTGGACAGTTAGGCTCATCTGTTGCCAGTAAGACTTTAAAAGTCTGTCTGTGTAAAGTGACAGAGACACTGGAGTCTGGTACATTCCAAACTGGGAGAACTGGTCCCACTGGCGGCTATGGGACAAATTCTCCAAAGGTCACTGCAACTATTAACCTTTATTTTGCTTCACTGAGAAGAAACTGGAGACCTTTGCATTAGGGAAGTGTCTCACAACAGTTCAATGTCAAATATTTGTTGAAACAACTCTGGGCATTTGTTCTAATCCATTTTCAGCACCCAACTGGAGGACTTTGACAAAGAAGGTCTGATCCAAGTCAACAAAGACAGTCAAGTTTCACCTCGCATGGATGACTGGCGGGGAGTCTATCATTTCTGTAAAGTCAGGTCCTGGCTCAAATGGCCCAACTAGCTCGACACATGAGACGGACGTACCGCCGAGTGGAATTTCTGCAGCCAAGGTCTGAATCATAGCTCAAGTGTGAATCATGGAAATAGTGTGTGTGGCCCGATATGGACACTGACCTGTTCTGCGAAGAAGGACAGGATGGTGAAGATGACGAGCGTCACGAGGACACAGTGAGTCCAGAACTTCAGCTTGTCCCGATACACGCGCCTGAGAAACAACACGTTTCAGTTTGTCGGAAGTCGAAACCATGAAATCATCTTACAGCTATTGTCTGATCTTTAGTGGCCTAATGGTCTAATTTTAAAGTCTCCATGCAGGGACTGGAATTCACACATGAAAGCCCCCTGAATACAGCAGCAGGAACCCTTACAGAAACCCTCCAAATATCTCTAGGGCTTCCTGCAACTCAGACCTGGCAACACTCAGTCCTACGTGGTGACAGATATAATTCCTTAACTTAGCctgactggaggaaaaaaaatgaattaatggcACGTGCTGAGTGAAAACCATTAAAGGCTTCGGTCTgtattaataaatgattaatgatCACTCTACACTTAACCTCttcagattttttgtttgttaactgaataaacaaatatgcCACCATGTAAGGTGTACTATTTTTGCAGATATATGGTCATAAAAGTCAGGCGACAATTGTCATCTGATGGCGACACTAGAAAAAACAGAGGATCCTCAAAGTTATAGCAATTCAACCTTTGGTCCGGATGAATTTTGTCAGTAATTAAAACACAGTCCAACCAAAAATTGATGACATATCTGGCTTAAACCTGccaaattcaaaaagaaaagtctgaaaGATAGATGATAAAGTCTTAAAGATACATCATGAACCTCTGTACAAAAACAGTATAAGTGAAAACTTATACTCATGCATGATCAACAGGCAAATTACCAAGAGTTTTCCAGGTTTCATCACCAAATTTTACAGCAATGCATCCAATGAATACTTCAATTAGAACCAAAACATGGGTGGTTGCAGCACCAGCAGCAACCGAGCTATGTTGCATTCAGTGATCTTCGCAACGTTACCATTCCTGGAGCTCTTCCATGTGCAGGAACCTGTTCCGGTACTCTCTGGGCAGTTCGAACTGGGATGGCAGCGGAAACATGGACTCATAGAAATCTCTCAGCACAGCTTTGACTGTGGCGGCGTCCTTGTGGCTGTGGTCGATGTTGTCATTGAGACAGATGAACTTCctttttggtgaaagtaaagACATTAGTAcagatataaaaacataaagggGAATGAGAGAAAGGTGCCAGTATATAGACCCCTTcgcagtttgtaaacaatgtgacattttttgaggggcgtggcttagctggaggccaaacatctcaaatacACAAGCCTGTAAACGCCTGTTAGCATATTTCGACAGACTGGTTTGGCTGGAATGGGCgaggaaaacgtatattttagagaatatactaatacccTCACTCTCTGAGatcgtgagtgttattttaaaaagttgactctgactgtaTATTCACCGATCCCTAAactctcactggatggacgatttaaCCAAAGGAGTCAAAGTGCGGTCtatctttatcaagtgaagcttctccaacaaagaaattacaagtggaaacactgtggagggtaacgtagtaaatgcaacttctacttggacacccctgaaacacacaactaatgttgtgttagctagcctagcagttagcattagcctaactgtaacaagaatcccccaaacaatgattaacttaatgttatttcagtcacgatttagttTAACCCCTCCAACCTCCAGGCTGAAATTGATGATGCATTGCATATTAATCTAATCTGATATTAAGTGTGCCCGTTAGAgccaagttagtgtttttgattttcaggTTTTGGctcccaaaaatacagcaaaacgacattttcatggttgaaagagccagtgttcgcctcaagcttccctctgttttgcctccagctaacgctgtgacgtcactgtgacgtaggtcatgaaggggtctgtagGATTATATAAATTCCTCCTCACCTGGGATTCTTCCTAATGTCATCCAACTGGCCGACTACATGGGACACGTTGGTCCGCACCATCTTGAAGGCGATCTCGTCCTCTCCCATGATCTCAAACCTGTCCAACAAAAAGCCATATTAGCTTAGTAATGAGGACCAAATTCAACATAAATGAGAAACCGGTAAATAAATTAGAACTTGACATCTCACTTGTATTTATTCTGGTCTTTGAAGGCTTTTTGAATCCGTTCTGTGATAGGCTTACAGTGGAGGATGAGGCCTTTTGTGACAGGAGgctgtgaattaaaaaaaaaaaagattaaacaaaacattaataTATCAATCTGGGGTTTTTCAGGCCTTTTATTTGAAGCACAGCTCACCATGCTGGGGTCGTAGTAAGCTTCCTGAGTGGGGTTCACTAGGTGGAGCTGGGTCAGGTTAGTTGGGAGCGTCTTGGAGCAGTTAATCAACATCTGCTCCAGACCCGTCAGGTCCTAGAAATCCCAcagacaataaaagcaaaaatacttCAAAACCATAGATATTCAAAGACATATTACTTTTCAGGGAGATATATCAGGACTGACCTGGAGGCTGAGGGGCAACTCGTGGATCCTTGTGGCGAGAGTTCGAATCTCACGATCGGACAGAACACCCGAGTGGTCGGTGTCGATCTCGTCAAACACATCTGAGACGTTGAGTTGCTGCTGCGCGCTCATTAGGAAGTAAAAGTACGAAAAGGCAAACTGCATGTCCTCAGGGTGACGAACGCGATGGGCTGAAGTTTTGTCAAACTCTTGTGGGAATCTGAAGACGAGAGCGCAGAACAGTTTAAAAAGTtgcatctttaaaaataaaagttcaaacgtctacacaaagacaacacacaatGTCTCCTACatgtcctgcagctcctgcatGATGAGACGGTCAATCATGTGCGGCATATGCGCAGGGACTTTGCGTGATGTGAAGCCAAACTGGCTGTTGAGCAGCTTGTTGACGTAGCGCAGCGAGTCAGCAAACGTGTCATGCAGCTTCCGTCCTGTAGCAGTACCATCGGCCTCATACGACAGCTCCTTCTGAAGACGTTCCTCTTCctgtgaagaaaagaaaattatatttaagGAAATCTAAATGCTTGACtggaggtaaaaataaaagtttcaacTTACTTCAAGCAAGCTTTGGAAatatttcctcctctcccagGGTAGGAAGCCTCGATCTGCTGAGGTGAAGTGTTGGAGCCTCCTCCCCAGCAGAGGAGCTTGGTCTGGCTCAGCACGACTCTCTTTCTTGTGGGAAATGCTGCTTAGAAGCTTTGAAGTCAGGGGCCTCTCAATGGGAGGATATGTTTTGTgagtttctttgcttttgtcatCAATGCGACGGGGATGAGAGGAGTTACAGGTTTGTGTTGCTCAGCTGTGCCTTTCTTTGATAGGTCTTCTTTTGAGATTGGATTTTTATCAATGACATCTTCTTTGATGGGTGGTTTTTCTTCCACCTGTTTTTCCTTCAGGTCTTTCAAGGCCTTCCCCTGGACTCCACCTACACCATCACTTCCTGCCTGTACATTGACTTGCTGCTGTTTCTCAGCCATCGCCTTGTAAGGTTTTAGAAGTTCAGCCTTTGTGAAGTTATAACCCTTCATGGTAATGTCACCGATCAGCAGCTTTTCTTCCAGCTTTTGAAGCTCACTGCGTACAGTATCTGGTAAAAGCGAGACATTTAATGAAGGAACCTGTATGATGACCTCAGGAACCTCAGACTGAATCGGCTGGATCTTGGGCCCGCGTTTGTCCTCGGGAACATCTGAGAAAGGGAATACTGGCTCAGGGGTCGGGGTCAGCTGGGGATCTTTTGCCGAGTCTTTGCTCACAGTCTGGGACGCATTCATAGGAGGAAGCTCACGAGTGTCAACAGCTACGCTGAAGCTCATTGTGAACTCTGAGTTGTCTTCTCTCTGGAAAGTGAGGTTGTACTGGATCTGGGTGGCGTTCTGGCCGGGGTGCAGCAGCAGGTGAATGGTCTTCCACTTGTTGGCGACGGAGGTGTGACGAACCACCGGGTTGTCAGCAACGTGGGCCTCAGAGACTCGGCGAGCCAGCCCGTCGAAGCTGAAATACGGCCTGATCTCGCCCACAGGGAGGGTGTAGAGGCTCTGGTCTCGAAGCAGGGTCACGTGGTGCAGCTCGCCAAAGTGTTCTGCAACAGAGATTGGAAATTGTTGGGAATATATCACCAGATCTGTGCTTGATGGTAGGTTAGCTTAACTCACCTTGGCCACAATCGCCAACATCAAAGCCACAGGAAAGTACATTGCAGGCCTGGTCACAGAACTTGTCCGCCAGCCAGGAGTTGGCGCAGCCTTGATTGCAGTAGGATGTTCCTCCAAGACCTCCCATACCACCAAACTGCCACACCggtccaccagctccacccgGCCCACCTCCACCAATCCCAGGAGCGAACCGACTGTTCCCCGCTGCACCTGGAACAGAAAAGTTAAGTCAGACGCACCTCCCTCCAAAACAAGCAGATTTAAATAGGGAAGACAACAGTGTGTATATCTTTACCTAGACAGTCTCCTCCATCCCAGTCACAAGCAGAGTTGTTACAAGCCTTGTCACAGTATCCATCTTTAATCCAGGATCCTGGGCAGCCCTCTGCACAGTTGGGAACAGGCCAGGTGAGATAGACCTGCAGGAATGTGATAAAAGATTGTGTAGTTCAACCATCCAGCCATCGAGCTGTAGAGCAGGTTTCAAACAACAGCCCCTTTCATGTCATGTTCTCACCTTCTGCCCTTTCGAGTGGCTGTAAAAGTCGTCCGGCCACACATCTTTGCCGAACATCACGTCATCGTTGAGGTAAATGAATTTCTGGGAGAGTCCTGGGATCCGATGGATGTGGGTCTCTATAGCAGGGGAGCTAAACGTGGGAAGGTGGCTGTCGTTCAAAAAGATATCCTGGAAGTCAAATAAGAAATACGCACATGTAATATTTACCATTTACCCTCCAAGGTTTCTGTGATACGTAAATGTAGCTCATAAACATTGGAAATCAGGCTACGGCAAAAGGAGTTGATGCTTAAATATTACCTGGTGTGTGATGACTGAAACTCTAGGGTTATCCAGGTTGAGCCAGGAGGGAATCTGACCGTTAGTGACGATGAAGATGTGGCGCACCCACGGGGCGTGTCTCTCCACAGAGCGCAGGGAATAGCGGAGCTCCTCATTGTCCTCGAACCGACTGGCTGATACGTCCTCATCCTGTTTGGACTAGAGGCCACAACATAAAGTAAATCTCAGAGGAGGAGCCTACCGTCAGATTTCAATGTATCTAAAGtcaacaaaatgtgtttattctaACATTAAATGCTAATATTTAATAGGTTGTGAGCAGGAGAAGACAGTAGGAGAGGAGTGTACCTGTGAGATGGCCGTAAGGTCCCAAAACAAGTAGCCAGGGCTGATGGTTAACTCTTTCCCATCCAGCGTCAGGTTCTTCTTCGCCTGCTGGGTCAGATCAGTGAAATCCTGCGGCGTGTTCAGGTGGAGGAGGGCGATGCTGGCCTCCGAGTACAGCTCAAACTGAGGGATGaataaacatacaaacagaCAATTTATGGACAACTGAAGCAGAGGCAGACTACAACTCCCATGATGCAGTccaatacctttttttttttgttggactCTATGTGgcaatttatgtttttattagaaaGGCTACTGATCGACAACGGTGTATTGGGTTGTCATGAGGTTTTGTAGCTCCTGCATGATTGCCTGACTTGTCAACTAGCACCACCATGAGGCTGACCCATGTGATTCAGATTAAGATATGTTGATAGGTGTTGTAAGTATTGCAGTTCAGTTTTGTGCAGATAATCAATGTCTCTCTAAGCCCAATAAAGCTGATTAGACTCTAGCTTTTTAGCCTGACCCTAACTCTTCACTGATCAAATCAAAATCATTCTTTTGTGCCAACAGGCTAATGTAAATACTAGTATGACTAAGGACCCCCCAGTTTTCAGCTAGAGGCCTTCCTCCTCTAAAGAACTACACTTTAATATCCTGGAAACCAGTCAGAACCTCATCAAAAGTTGAGGGGGAAAGTTGGTTTGCGTTGCTCTGTTGGGAACAGATAATGTGGTGCGGAGTTGAAtttatctaaaataaaacagctttgaTTTCTTGCAGGACTATACACAagtattctttctttttacctgaAATGAAAGAGTCTATCTTCTGGTCAAAAAAGCAGAACTCCTCATATGCACTGAGGGAAATCCTAAAAAGAAGTTGCTCAGATTTTGAGGCATGTGACCAGACATGTGTGGTTTAGACACAGCGTTGGACTCGTGAATGACGAATGAAAAGTGATAAAGATGGGATTTTCTGGATAAACCTGGCTGGGAGACCTCTGATctgaccagagagagaga
This portion of the Mugil cephalus isolate CIBA_MC_2020 chromosome 22, CIBA_Mcephalus_1.1, whole genome shotgun sequence genome encodes:
- the gnptab gene encoding LOW QUALITY PROTEIN: N-acetylglucosamine-1-phosphotransferase subunits alpha/beta (The sequence of the model RefSeq protein was modified relative to this genomic sequence to represent the inferred CDS: inserted 1 base in 1 codon), translating into MQRYASPRRTMVVVNSVLKLLQRQTYTCLSHRYGLYLCFGGIVLMIVSAFQFGEVVVEWSRDQYHVLFDSYRDNVGGKSFQSRLCLPMPIDVVYTWVNGTDIALLKELKTVKEQLEEEQKALRERLGRNASETTEVPKDSVKPECLLSHCIIAPMLALDPALPANVTIKELPTLSSSFSAAKELLLVNKPFHSPTSVSVVVFHSQADADKAYTDVSKEEQKFSVSRCYLTTDKEAPGLIRMQSLAYLSGFPASYKETEQLRVKLPSIITGKIKQFELYSEASIALLHLNTPQDFTDLTQQAKKNLTLDGKELTISPGYLFWDLTAISQSKQDEDVSASRFEDNEELRYSLRSVERHAPWVRHIFIVTNGQIPSWLNLDNPRVSVITHQDIFLNDSHLPTFSSPAIETHIHRIPGLSQKFIYLNDDVMFGKDVWPDDFYSHSKGQKVYLTWPVPNCAEGCPGSWIKDGYCDKACNNSACDWDGGDCLGAAGNSRFAPGIGGGGPGGAGGPVWQFGGMGGLGGTSYCNQGCANSWLADKFCDQACNVLSCGFDVGDCGQEHFGELHHVTLLRDQSLYTLPVGEIRPYFSFDGLARRVSEAHVADNPVVRHTSVANKWKTIHLLLHPGQNATQIQYNLTFQREDNSEFTMSFSVAVDTRELPPMNASQTVSKDSAKDPQLTPTPEPVFPFSDVPEDKRGPKIQPIQSEVPEVIIQVPSLNVSLLPDTVRSELQKLEEKLLIGDITMKGYNFTKAELLKPYKAMAEKQQQVNVQAGSDGVGGVQGKALKDLKEKQVEEKPPIKEDVIDKNPISKEDLSKKGTAEQHKPVTPLIPVXIDDKSKETHKTYPPIERPLTSKLLSSISHKKESRAEPDQAPLLGRRLQHFTSADRGFLPWERRKYFQSLLEEEERLQKELSYEADGTATGRKLHDTFADSLRYVNKLLNSQFGFTSRKVPAHMPHMIDRLIMQELQDIFPQEFDKTSAHRVRHPEDMQFAFSYFYFLMSAQQQLNVSDVFDEIDTDHSGVLSDREIRTLATRIHELPLSLQDLTGLEQMLINCSKTLPTNLTQLHLVNPTQEAYYDPSMPPVTKGLILHCKPITERIQKAFKDQNKYKFEIMGEDEIAFKMVRTNVSHVVGQLDDIRKNPRKFICLNDNIDHSHKDAATVKAVLRDFYESMFPLPSQFELPREYRNRFLHMEELQEWRVYRDKLKFWTHCVLVTLVIFTILSFFAEQLILLKRKLFPRRRMNRDNNSERV